Within Nocardioides rotundus, the genomic segment CGCGTCGGAGAAGTACGCCGGCACGGTGATGACCGCGTCGGTCACGTTCTCGCCCAGGTAGGCCTCGGCGTCGCGCTTGAGCTTCTGCAGCACGAACGCGCTGATCTGCTGCGGGGTGAAGTCCTTGTCGTCGATGCTCACCTTCCAGTCCTCGCCCATGTGGCGCTTGACGGACCGGATGGTGCGGTCGACGTTGGTGACGGCCTGCCGCTTGGCGACCTCACCGACCAGGACCTCTCCGTTCTTGGAGAACGCGACCACCGACGGGGTGGTGCGGGCGCCCTCGGCGTTGGTGATGACGGAGGGCTCCCCGCCCTCGAGGACAGTGACGACGGAGTTCGTCGTGCCGAGGTCGATGCCGACGGCTCGAGCCATGGTGGTTGCTCCTTCTAGCTTTCCGGGAATGGGGTGCGAAGGTTCGCGGTGCCCTCATCGTGGCGCGCGGTGCGCCGCCGGGCAAATTCTTGAGTCGCTTCAACTCAACTTCGCTCACTAGGTGCAACGCAGGCAGGCGCGGATCATTCCCGGTCCGCGAGAAATTCTTCGACGGCTTCAGCCCAGGGTGCGGCGCTGCGGCTCCTCGCGCTGGGCGGCCAGGTCGATCCGGTGCCCCGGATCGGCCACCGCCGCGCCCTGGTGCACCACGACCTCGACCAGGCCGTGCTCGAAGGTCGCGGTGACGTCCTCGGGCTCGATCCCCTCGGGCAGGGTGATCACCCGGCGGAACTCGCCGTAGTAGCGCTCGCGGGTGTAGAAGAGGCTCTCCTCGGGGTCCGCGCCGTCGGTGGAGCGGTAGCCGGTGATGGTCAGCAGCCCCTGGGCGAAGCGGAGCTCGACGTCCTCGGGGGGCACGCCGGCCAGCTCGATCCGGATCACCAGGTCCTCGCCCAGCGCGAAGATGTCGGTCGCGGGCGCCCAGGCGCTGGCATGGGTGCGCTCGACCTGCTCGGCGGCGGTCGCGCGACCGGTGCCGATCGCGCGCAGCCGGTTGATCTCGCTGACGAAGTCGGTCACGCCCTCGAACGGGTTCCGTCCCGGTCGTCGCTCACTCATCGCCCCACCTCTCGTCTGCCGGTCCTCATCGGGTCAATCCTCGGTGCGCACCGGCTGGTCCAGGCCGTTGCGCCGGAGGAACGCCGCGGCGACGTCCTCCTCGTCCTGCCCCTCGGTGACCGCCGCGTTCATGTCCACCATCTCGTCCTGGGTGAGCCGGCGGTTCACCCCGCCGACCACGGCCAGGAAGCGCTGGCGACCGATGGTCTCCAGCTTCTCCGTCCCGACGGTCAGGACCGCGTTCTGCGAGCCGAAGAGCAGCTCGGGGTCGGTCAGCAGGCGATAGTCCCCCGAGCGCAGCTGGGGGTCGGTGGTGAAGGCGTCGACCGCGTCCGCGTCGCCGGAGTCCAGGGCGGCGTACTGCTTGCCCAGCGGGACGCCGCGGAACCGTGCGTTGTCCAGGTCGTAGACCTGCTCCAGCCCCTTCAGGCCGAGGTAGAGGTCCTCGAACTCCGGGCGCGCGCCGAGCACGAACGAGTCGAGCTCGCCCAGGTCCGGGATCGAGGTGAGCCCGTTCTCCTCGGCGAACGTGGTGGTCACGGCGAGCGCGTCCTTGTTCTCGAACGCGGTCATCGGGCTCATCGCCATGTCCCGGCCGGCGTAGAACTCCCTGGCCCGGTCGTAGGTCTGCCGCGGGTCGAGCCCGGAGACGTCCTCGCCGGCGACCACCGAGAGCACGGTGCCGGTGTAGGCGACGTACCCGTCGATCTCGCCGTCGCGCAGCAGCCGGTCGAGGTCGGCCGCCGGCCCCACGCCCTTGCGCAGGTCGACGGTGTAGCCGTTGACCGCCAGCGCCTGCCGCCACAGCTCGCCGAGGATCCGCGCCTCGGGGAACTCCTGGGTGCCGATGGTGATCCGCAGCGCGGCGCCCTGGGGCTGCCCGGCCGACCCGGTCTCCTTCGGCTCCCCGCCGCACCCGGCCAGGACCAGGCAGAGCGCGACCAGGAGTCCGACCAGCGGGCCACGACGACGTACGGCGGCGCTCACGACTCGGCCCCCGTCTCGGCCCCGGCCTCGGGCGCGTTCCTCCGCGCGGGGGCGCGGTAAGGCCGCGCCAGCGGGATCGCCTGGGGTGGCTGCCGGCCCGGCCTCGGCTCCTCGCGCAGCGCCTTGACCCAGGCGACCGCGACCGCGATCACCACGAAGGTGAACGGCACCGACCCGAGGATCGCGGCCTGCTGCAGGGCGCCCAGGCCGCCGACCAGGAGCATCGCGCAGGCGATGCCGCCCATCAGAAGGCCCAGGACCACGACGACGAACCGGGGCGGCTCGAGCGCCCCGCGCGTAGCCATGGTGGCCATGACCACCGAGGCCGCGTCGGCGCCGCTGATGAAGAACAGCGCGACGAGCAGGATCGCCACGAACGAGCTGATCATCGGGAGCGGGAGCGCGTCCAGGGCGGTGAAGAAGGAGAGCTCGGGCGTGTCCACGATGCCCAACAGATCCGCCCTGCCGCTGCGCTGCAGCTGGATGCCGGTGCCGCCGACGACCGCGAACCACAGGAACCCGAAGCCGGTCGGCGCCGCGACCACGCCGAGCACGAACTCCCGGATCGTGCGTCCTCGGGAGATGCGGGCGACGAACATGCCGACGAAGGGTGCCCAGGAGATCCACCAGGCCCAGTAGAAGATCGTCCACGCGGCCATCCAGTCCTCGTCGCCGATGCCCATGCGCAGCGACATCGGCAGCACCTCGATGATGTAGCCGCCGATCGACTCGATCCCCTCGGAGATCACCAGCACGGTCGCGCCTCCGGCGACCAGGAAGAACAGGAAGAGGCCGATGGTGGCGAACATGCCCATGTCGGCGAGGAACTGGATGCCGCGCTCGATGCCGGTCACGGCGGAGAGGATGAACAGGCAGGTGACCAGCACGATCACCAGCACCGCGATCTCGTTGCTGCGCGGGATGCCGAAGAGGTACTCCAGCCCGCTGTTGAGCTGCAGCCCGTTGAGCCCCAGGGCGGTGGCGGTGCCGAACAGGGTGGCCACGATCGCCAGCGCGTCGACCAGCCGGCCGAGCGGCCGGGTGGAGGCGTTCTCACCCAGGAACGGAGTGAGGGTGGCGCTGACCAGGATCGGCTGGCCCTTGCGGAAGGCGAAGTAGGCCATCGCGCCGCCGAGGATCGCGTAGAGCGCCCAGCCGTTGAAGCCCCAGTGGAAGTAGGTGTACTTCAGCGCGACCAGCGCGGCCTCGTCGGTGCGCGGCTTCGCCAGCCCGTGCGGGGGCGCGGACCAGTGGGAGATCGGCTCGGCGGTGCCGTAGAACAGCAGCCCCGCGCCGAGACCCGCGGCGAACATCATGGAGATCCAGGAGAAGGTCCGGAACTCCGGCTCGGCGTCGTCGGGACCGAGCTTGATCCTCCCCCACGGGTGCAGCACCAGGAAGAGACACATGAGCAGCCCGGCGGTGGCGATCAGCACGAAGCCCCAGCCGAAGTTGCGGATGACCCAGTCCAGGGTCGTGCCCATCACGCTGCCGAGGCTCTCGGGCGCGACCAGGCCCCAGACGACCAGGGCCGCGATCCCGACCGACGAGCCCCAGAAGACCGCCGGGTCGACCCCCGTGAGTGCTCTGCCCCTCATGCGCTCTCATTCCCCTCGTCGGCTCCGTGGGAGCCCGGCTCCGGCGGGTCCACCCAGATCGGGGAGGACCAGGCCATCTCGCCATCGGTCTGCAGCAGGCGGACGTAGTAGTACGCCGGCTCCTTCGCGCCGACGGGGTCGGTCCAGGTCAGGTCGACCGTACGCCGACCGAGGCTCGCGAGGCCACCCGTTCCGCGCTGCAGTCTCAGGTGGCCCGGCGTGCCGGGCACCTCGACCGGCCGCTCCTCGGCCAGCCGGCCCAGCGGGACCTGCGCCGTGCGGTCACCGCATGCGAGGTCGACCACGGCGTCGGGCGGCCCGACCAGGGTGAGCTCCACGCCGCCGCGCTGGGCGCCGTACGTCGTGCCGAAGCTCTGGGTGGCCGCCCGCCAGCGGACGCTCGTCTCGTCCACGGAGACGATCTCCGGCGAGACGCAGGGCGTCGCCACCACGCGCCCGCCGTGGACCTCCAGCCGGCCGTCCCAGCGGGTCGTCGTGTCGCTGCCGCCCCACTCGACCCGCAGGGGCACCTCGAGCCAGCCCTCGGGCGCGACCCGCGGGGCGTGCACGTGCACCAGCTCGCCGTTGCGCAGGATCTCCACGCGCGCCAGGTCGGCGTACCCCTCCCCGTGGACGTGCAGGGTCCGCGCCCCGGTGCCGACGGTCTCCTCGCCCAGGAAGGCCTGGTCCGGTCCGTCGCCGAGCCGGACGTCGAGCAGCACGTCGCGGGTCGTCGCAGCGAAGGTACGGCGCCCGTGCAGGGCATCGAAGACGTCAGACCGGCTCAACGACGGGGCGTACGCGCCGACGTAGCTGGCCCCGAAGCCGTGGTCGGAGGAGGCGATCAGCCCGAACCGGTGGCCGCGGGCCAGCCCGTCGGCGGTGAAGGTGCCCTCGATGATCGCGTCGGAGTACTGCCGGAAGGCGCCGGGGGCCTCGTAGCTGCCCCGGCAGGCCTGGAAGACCTCGACCAGCCGGCTGTAGCGCGGGTCGTGGAAGTCCCAGTCGTTGTAGACCATCGCCGCTCCGGGGTGGTGCGGGATCGTCACGGCCGGGTAGTCCGGATGCTCGGCCAGCCCGGCCCAGAGGCCGGCGGGGTCGGTGCTGCCGTCGGCGAACGCGCTGAAGATCGGCGCCCCGCGGGCCACGTCGCCGTAGATCACGTTCTGGTGGCCGTGGTCGGCCGAGGTCCACTCGAAGCCGTAGAGCGGGACGAAGCGGTCCGGGATGTGGAAGAGGTCGGCGATCTTCTGGATCCCCCACCACTGGTAGGGCGAGGAGTTCTCCGAGTGGTCGGTGACCGCCCAGAAGTCGTACTCGCACACGTCCCACGCGTAGCGGTAGAAGTCCTCCAGGTGCGGCTCGTCGCCGGCGGTGCAGCGGCTCACCAGGGAGTGCCGGTGCAGGTCGCCCCAGAAGAGCGTGAACTCCCGGTCGCCGACCCGGGCGACGTAGCGGTCGACCCGCTCGGGGGTCGTGGCCCAGCCGCGGACGTCCTCGCGGGGCGCCTCGCCTTGCGGAGCGGGTCGGGTGGGCGCCGCGACCTCCCCCGCCACTGGCACGGTCGCGATGCTCACGTGCCCAGTGCCGTGCACGCCGTGCCATACGACCGAGCCGTGATGGTCGAGCAGGTAGGGGCACT encodes:
- a CDS encoding DUF3604 domain-containing protein; the encoded protein is MPEAPLDQGIWGGGGSPHPVHAHHCGDHDHHLGEYTDKQRADLDLVLAFNRDMAAAIDAGRDLVAVESALDPDPLRYMWVDEGAGRIPEMIETARTALTAAPDLPGHRRLDAATVEGSERAARPTVAAGPDGSTLTAWVEWVPDEGDVLRATLLGPGGGTASAERLTAGRLDLYRPTALITSDGTPWVFFGGGEVAGEVAVWAVRRGPDGWTEPERVSTGEHPAFNQEAVAVGDGGIELCWQGRRGDRFAVFSRSYDGAWGPTAHVTEDVDVNVWDPAVATFADGTLAHAWSEYRDGRYRVALRRTSPDGTRSRPVTLPGDGYALHPSLAVTTDQRLWCAYDLVTVPQHGGSGPTRLRPNPGPDEDPDAGRWRPRQGGAEVPPELLREIRSEIAVVCVDEDGSVGTAPGRLAPDLDVVPAALPKLAATDDGGLTVVYRIHRKLPLMTFYWEVAAQTLGAEGWQAPATVRHSDGTLQEVGLAVLPGRVEVALQTDHRLERALRWTEGFGGRECPYLLDHHGSVVWHGVHGTGHVSIATVPVAGEVAAPTRPAPQGEAPREDVRGWATTPERVDRYVARVGDREFTLFWGDLHRHSLVSRCTAGDEPHLEDFYRYAWDVCEYDFWAVTDHSENSSPYQWWGIQKIADLFHIPDRFVPLYGFEWTSADHGHQNVIYGDVARGAPIFSAFADGSTDPAGLWAGLAEHPDYPAVTIPHHPGAAMVYNDWDFHDPRYSRLVEVFQACRGSYEAPGAFRQYSDAIIEGTFTADGLARGHRFGLIASSDHGFGASYVGAYAPSLSRSDVFDALHGRRTFAATTRDVLLDVRLGDGPDQAFLGEETVGTGARTLHVHGEGYADLARVEILRNGELVHVHAPRVAPEGWLEVPLRVEWGGSDTTTRWDGRLEVHGGRVVATPCVSPEIVSVDETSVRWRAATQSFGTTYGAQRGGVELTLVGPPDAVVDLACGDRTAQVPLGRLAEERPVEVPGTPGHLRLQRGTGGLASLGRRTVDLTWTDPVGAKEPAYYYVRLLQTDGEMAWSSPIWVDPPEPGSHGADEGNESA
- a CDS encoding BCCT family transporter encodes the protein MRGRALTGVDPAVFWGSSVGIAALVVWGLVAPESLGSVMGTTLDWVIRNFGWGFVLIATAGLLMCLFLVLHPWGRIKLGPDDAEPEFRTFSWISMMFAAGLGAGLLFYGTAEPISHWSAPPHGLAKPRTDEAALVALKYTYFHWGFNGWALYAILGGAMAYFAFRKGQPILVSATLTPFLGENASTRPLGRLVDALAIVATLFGTATALGLNGLQLNSGLEYLFGIPRSNEIAVLVIVLVTCLFILSAVTGIERGIQFLADMGMFATIGLFLFFLVAGGATVLVISEGIESIGGYIIEVLPMSLRMGIGDEDWMAAWTIFYWAWWISWAPFVGMFVARISRGRTIREFVLGVVAAPTGFGFLWFAVVGGTGIQLQRSGRADLLGIVDTPELSFFTALDALPLPMISSFVAILLVALFFISGADAASVVMATMATRGALEPPRFVVVVLGLLMGGIACAMLLVGGLGALQQAAILGSVPFTFVVIAVAVAWVKALREEPRPGRQPPQAIPLARPYRAPARRNAPEAGAETGAES
- a CDS encoding Hsp20/alpha crystallin family protein translates to MSERRPGRNPFEGVTDFVSEINRLRAIGTGRATAAEQVERTHASAWAPATDIFALGEDLVIRIELAGVPPEDVELRFAQGLLTITGYRSTDGADPEESLFYTRERYYGEFRRVITLPEGIEPEDVTATFEHGLVEVVVHQGAAVADPGHRIDLAAQREEPQRRTLG
- a CDS encoding ABC transporter substrate-binding protein, encoding MSAAVRRRGPLVGLLVALCLVLAGCGGEPKETGSAGQPQGAALRITIGTQEFPEARILGELWRQALAVNGYTVDLRKGVGPAADLDRLLRDGEIDGYVAYTGTVLSVVAGEDVSGLDPRQTYDRAREFYAGRDMAMSPMTAFENKDALAVTTTFAEENGLTSIPDLGELDSFVLGARPEFEDLYLGLKGLEQVYDLDNARFRGVPLGKQYAALDSGDADAVDAFTTDPQLRSGDYRLLTDPELLFGSQNAVLTVGTEKLETIGRQRFLAVVGGVNRRLTQDEMVDMNAAVTEGQDEEDVAAAFLRRNGLDQPVRTED